Proteins found in one Limnobaculum xujianqingii genomic segment:
- the moaB gene encoding molybdenum cofactor biosynthesis protein B: protein MGHAASEFIPVSIAVLTVSDSRGEAEDTSGHYLVEAAKQVGHQMVDKRIIKDNIYQIRAVISGWIADESVQAVVITGGTGFTTRDNTPEAILPLFDREVEGFGELFRMMSYEDIGTSTIQSRALAGIANQTIIFAVPGSTNACKMAWERIIVEQLDACHRPCNFLPHLSKKQR, encoded by the coding sequence ATGGGACATGCAGCCAGCGAATTTATTCCAGTATCCATTGCGGTATTAACCGTTTCTGATTCCCGTGGGGAAGCAGAGGATACTTCTGGTCATTATCTGGTGGAAGCGGCCAAACAGGTCGGCCATCAGATGGTTGATAAACGTATTATTAAAGACAATATCTATCAAATTCGAGCAGTAATTTCTGGCTGGATAGCCGATGAATCTGTGCAGGCGGTAGTGATTACCGGCGGCACCGGTTTTACCACCAGAGATAATACTCCGGAAGCTATTCTACCGCTGTTTGATCGCGAAGTTGAAGGCTTTGGTGAGCTGTTTCGAATGATGTCTTATGAAGACATTGGGACTTCGACTATTCAGTCCCGCGCGTTGGCCGGTATTGCTAATCAAACTATTATTTTTGCAGTTCCTGGTTCAACTAATGCCTGCAAAATGGCATGGGAACGCATCATTGTCGAACAGTTGGATGCCTGCCATCGACCGTGTAACTTTTTACCTCACTTGAGCAAAAAACAGAGATAA
- the moaC gene encoding cyclic pyranopterin monophosphate synthase MoaC codes for MSQLTHINASGEAHMVDVSAKSETVREARAEAFVEMKAETLAMIMQGSHHKGDVFATARIAGIQAAKRTWELIPLCHPLLLSKVEVSLEALPESNRVRIESCCRLTGKTGVEMEALTAASVAALTIYDMCKAVQKDMVIGPVRLLAKSGGKSGDFLAEGGAVTKEDKTS; via the coding sequence ATGTCACAATTAACCCATATTAATGCTTCTGGTGAAGCGCACATGGTGGATGTTTCCGCAAAAAGTGAAACGGTCAGAGAGGCCCGAGCTGAAGCATTTGTTGAGATGAAAGCAGAAACTCTGGCAATGATTATGCAGGGTAGCCATCACAAGGGTGACGTATTTGCCACCGCGCGTATCGCTGGTATTCAGGCTGCAAAAAGAACCTGGGAGTTAATCCCGCTTTGTCATCCACTGTTACTCAGTAAAGTGGAGGTTTCTCTTGAAGCACTGCCGGAAAGTAATCGGGTACGCATTGAGTCATGTTGTCGCTTAACAGGGAAAACCGGGGTTGAGATGGAAGCATTAACCGCCGCCTCGGTAGCCGCTCTGACGATTTACGATATGTGTAAAGCAGTCCAGAAAGATATGGTTATTGGCCCGGTAAGACTGTTGGCGAAAAGCGGCGGCAAGTCCGGTGACTTTTTGGCTGAAGGTGGGGCAGTAACAAAGGAAGATAAAACATCATGA
- the moaE gene encoding molybdopterin synthase catalytic subunit MoaE, which translates to MNSTRITVSPAAFQVGDEYQWLSQCNDDGAVVTFTGKVRNHNLGDSVSALTLEHYPGMTEKSLAEIIEQARQRWPLQRVSLIHRIGELFPGDEIVFVGVTSAHRSSAFEAAEFIMDYLKTKAPFWKREATQEGDRWVESRDSDKQAAERW; encoded by the coding sequence ATTAACAGCACTCGTATTACCGTAAGTCCGGCAGCGTTTCAGGTTGGCGATGAGTACCAGTGGTTGTCCCAGTGCAACGATGATGGGGCAGTGGTGACCTTCACCGGTAAAGTACGCAATCATAATTTAGGTGACAGCGTCAGCGCGCTAACTCTTGAGCACTATCCGGGCATGACAGAAAAATCATTGGCTGAGATTATTGAACAAGCCCGCCAGCGCTGGCCTTTACAGCGAGTTAGCCTGATTCATCGTATTGGTGAACTGTTTCCCGGCGATGAAATTGTGTTTGTCGGTGTAACCAGCGCCCACCGTAGTTCTGCTTTTGAAGCGGCAGAATTCATTATGGATTATTTGAAAACCAAAGCGCCTTTCTGGAAGCGGGAAGCGACTCAGGAAGGGGATCGCTGGGTTGAATCCCGCGATAGTGATAAGCAGGCCGCTGAGCGCTGGTAA
- the moaD gene encoding molybdopterin synthase sulfur carrier subunit, with product MIKVIFFAQVRELVGIERLDLAAEYPTVEALRQALCTRGNKWPLALEPGKLLMAVNQTLVTADHPIVDGDEVAFFPPVTGG from the coding sequence ATGATTAAGGTGATATTTTTTGCTCAGGTCAGAGAGCTGGTGGGAATCGAACGGTTGGATCTTGCGGCGGAATACCCAACGGTAGAGGCGCTGCGTCAGGCACTGTGTACCCGTGGTAATAAATGGCCACTGGCGCTGGAGCCGGGAAAATTGCTGATGGCGGTTAATCAAACTTTAGTAACAGCCGATCATCCAATCGTTGATGGCGATGAAGTGGCATTCTTTCCACCGGTTACCGGAGGATAA